One segment of Variovorax sp. PAMC28562 DNA contains the following:
- a CDS encoding PLP-dependent transferase — translation MTQPSTELIHHPYVPPARFAAPQPGVFKASTVFFADVAALRARDWKTKAGYTYGLHGTPTTFTLEERLATLEGGTAALLVPSGLASITLVSFAFLKAGDEVLLPDNVYGPSKALATGELANFGITHKLYDAMNPADLAAKISDRTRLVWVEAAGSVTMEFPDLPALVAACRARDVLCALDNTWGAGLAFAPFDLDGSGTGQGVDIVAHALTKYPSGGGDVLMGGVTTRDDRLHNALKLTHMRMGFGVGVNDVELVLRSLPSIGLRYAAHDRAARQLARWLQARDEIAQVLHPALEGSPGHDHWRALCGKTDLAAGLFSIVFDERFSSEQADRFCDSLKLFRLGYSWGGPVSLVVPYDIGLMRDPTVARWSYKGTLVRFSVGLEDVGDLRDDLEQALGKL, via the coding sequence ATGACCCAGCCTTCGACCGAACTCATCCATCACCCCTACGTACCGCCGGCCAGGTTCGCCGCGCCGCAACCCGGTGTGTTCAAGGCCTCGACCGTGTTCTTCGCCGACGTCGCCGCACTGCGCGCACGCGACTGGAAAACCAAGGCCGGCTACACCTACGGCCTGCACGGCACGCCGACCACGTTCACGCTCGAAGAACGGCTCGCCACGCTCGAAGGCGGCACGGCCGCGTTGTTGGTGCCGAGCGGCCTCGCATCGATCACGCTGGTGTCTTTCGCCTTTCTGAAGGCCGGCGACGAGGTGCTGCTGCCCGACAACGTCTACGGTCCGAGCAAGGCGTTGGCGACAGGCGAGCTGGCTAACTTCGGCATCACCCACAAGCTGTACGACGCGATGAATCCAGCCGATCTCGCGGCCAAGATTTCCGACCGCACGCGGCTGGTGTGGGTCGAGGCGGCTGGCTCGGTCACGATGGAATTCCCGGACTTGCCGGCGCTGGTCGCCGCCTGCCGTGCGCGCGACGTGCTGTGCGCGCTCGACAACACCTGGGGCGCCGGGCTGGCTTTTGCGCCGTTCGATCTGGACGGCAGCGGCACAGGGCAGGGTGTCGACATCGTCGCGCACGCGCTCACCAAGTACCCGAGCGGTGGCGGCGACGTGCTGATGGGCGGCGTAACCACGCGCGACGACCGCCTGCACAACGCGCTCAAGCTCACGCACATGCGCATGGGCTTCGGCGTTGGGGTGAACGATGTCGAATTGGTGCTGCGATCTCTGCCGAGCATCGGCTTGCGCTATGCGGCGCACGACCGGGCGGCGAGACAGCTTGCACGCTGGTTGCAGGCCCGCGACGAGATTGCGCAAGTTCTGCACCCGGCACTCGAAGGCTCGCCGGGCCATGACCACTGGCGTGCCCTGTGCGGCAAGACCGATCTGGCCGCTGGCTTGTTCTCGATCGTTTTCGACGAGCGCTTCAGCAGCGAGCAGGCCGACCGCTTCTGCGACAGCCTCAAGCTCTTCCGGCTCGGCTATTCGTGGGGCGGCCCGGTCAGTTTGGTGGTGCCGTACGACATCGGCCTGATGCGCGACCCGACTGTTGCGCGCTGGTCGTACAAGGGGACGCTGGTGCGATTTTCGGTCGGCCTGGAAGATGTCGGCGACCTGCGCGACGACCTGGAACAAGCCCTGGGCAAGCTCTGA
- a CDS encoding arylesterase yields MSATLAGAAGLLGAGASFAQAAPQTILIMGDSLSAEYGLKRGEGWVALLQKRLAEQKIDARVVNASISGETTSGGRSRMDALLKLNKPDVMVLELGANDALRGLAIKDSEANLTAMTKAAQAAGAKVLLLGMQVPPNYGMDYLNRFSRMFTGTGSATGAPVVPFFLKGVADAPDPIQMFQADRIHPVAAAHPQMLDNVWPQLRKLLK; encoded by the coding sequence TTGAGCGCCACGCTGGCCGGCGCAGCGGGGCTTCTGGGCGCAGGGGCTTCCTTCGCTCAGGCCGCGCCACAGACCATCCTCATCATGGGCGACTCGCTCAGCGCCGAATATGGCCTGAAGCGCGGTGAAGGCTGGGTGGCGTTGCTGCAAAAGCGCCTGGCCGAACAAAAGATCGACGCGCGTGTGGTCAATGCAAGCATCAGCGGCGAGACCACATCGGGCGGCCGCTCGCGCATGGATGCGCTGCTCAAGCTCAACAAGCCCGACGTGATGGTGCTCGAACTCGGCGCCAACGATGCATTGCGCGGGCTGGCCATCAAGGATTCCGAAGCCAACCTCACCGCGATGACGAAGGCGGCGCAGGCTGCCGGCGCCAAGGTGCTGCTGCTCGGCATGCAGGTGCCGCCGAACTACGGCATGGACTATCTGAATCGCTTCTCGCGAATGTTTACCGGCACAGGCAGCGCCACCGGTGCGCCGGTCGTTCCGTTCTTCTTGAAGGGCGTCGCCGACGCGCCCGACCCGATCCAGATGTTCCAGGCCGACCGCATCCATCCGGTGGCGGCCGCGCATCCGCAGATGCTCGACAACGTCTGGCCGCAACTGCGCAAGCTGTTGAAGTAA
- a CDS encoding ABC transporter ATP-binding protein: MSALSQATATEIVAVDHVFKSVTDSSGTLDILQDIQFTLGARETAAIVGASGSGKSTLLSIIAGLDTPTRGTVRLGGEDLFAIDEDDRAALRAEKVGFVFQSFQLLANLSALENVMLPLELANRKDARKAATEMLGRVGLSQRLGHYPKVLSGGEQQRVALARAFVVQPALLLADEPTGSLDHATGEQVMKLMFDLNRELGTTLVLVTHDRGIADRCERRITIEAGRVASDDKSA, encoded by the coding sequence ATGTCCGCACTGTCACAAGCCACTGCCACTGAAATTGTTGCCGTCGACCATGTTTTCAAGTCCGTCACCGATTCGAGCGGCACGCTGGACATTTTGCAGGACATCCAGTTCACTCTCGGCGCACGGGAGACTGCGGCCATCGTCGGCGCGTCGGGCTCCGGCAAGAGCACTTTGCTGTCGATCATCGCGGGCCTCGACACACCGACCCGCGGTACGGTGCGGCTCGGTGGCGAAGACCTGTTCGCCATCGACGAAGACGACCGCGCGGCGCTGCGCGCCGAAAAGGTCGGCTTCGTATTCCAGAGCTTTCAGTTGCTCGCCAACCTGAGCGCCCTCGAAAACGTGATGCTGCCGCTGGAGCTCGCCAACCGCAAGGACGCGCGCAAGGCCGCGACGGAGATGCTGGGCCGCGTCGGCTTGAGCCAGCGCCTCGGCCACTATCCGAAGGTGCTGTCGGGCGGAGAGCAGCAGCGCGTGGCGCTCGCCCGCGCCTTCGTCGTGCAACCAGCCTTGCTGCTGGCCGACGAGCCGACCGGCAGCCTCGACCACGCGACCGGCGAGCAGGTCATGAAGTTGATGTTCGACCTCAATCGCGAGCTGGGCACCACGCTCGTGCTGGTGACGCACGACCGCGGCATCGCCGACCGTTGCGAGCGCCGCATCACCATCGAAGCGGGGCGCGTGGCGTCGGACGACAAGAGCGCCTGA
- the rlmB gene encoding 23S rRNA (guanosine(2251)-2'-O)-methyltransferase RlmB, with protein MSSPKVIFGFHAVGVRIKTAPKSVLEVLFDSSRRDARMKQFIARAQDAGVRVVEADSLRIAKLAGSHGHQGIAARVEAMPQLHSIDELLEGLEAAGTVPLLLVLDSVTDPHNLGACLRVADGAGAHAVIAPKDHAAGINATVSKVASGAADTMPYFMVTNLSRTLNELKERSIWCVGTSDDAPRTLYQTDLKRPLALVLGAEGEGMRQLTRKTCDELISIPMAGAVESLNVSVASGVCLYEAMRQRIAV; from the coding sequence ATGTCTTCCCCCAAAGTGATCTTCGGCTTTCATGCCGTGGGCGTGCGTATCAAAACCGCGCCGAAGTCTGTGCTCGAAGTGCTGTTCGACTCGAGCCGTCGCGACGCGCGCATGAAGCAATTCATCGCGCGTGCGCAAGATGCAGGCGTGCGTGTCGTCGAGGCTGATTCGTTGCGCATTGCCAAACTCGCCGGCAGCCACGGCCACCAGGGCATTGCCGCCCGCGTGGAGGCTATGCCGCAATTGCATTCGATCGACGAACTGCTCGAAGGCCTGGAAGCCGCCGGCACGGTGCCATTGTTGCTGGTGCTCGACAGCGTGACCGATCCGCACAACCTGGGCGCCTGCCTGCGGGTGGCCGACGGTGCCGGCGCACACGCGGTCATCGCGCCGAAGGATCATGCTGCCGGCATCAACGCTACGGTGTCGAAGGTGGCGAGCGGTGCGGCCGACACCATGCCGTACTTCATGGTCACCAACCTGTCGCGGACGCTGAATGAGCTGAAGGAGCGCAGCATCTGGTGCGTCGGGACCAGCGACGACGCGCCCCGCACGCTGTACCAGACCGACCTGAAGCGGCCGCTGGCGCTGGTGCTCGGTGCCGAAGGCGAGGGCATGCGCCAGCTCACTCGCAAGACCTGCGACGAATTGATCAGCATCCCGATGGCGGGCGCGGTCGAAAGCCTGAACGTCTCGGTGGCGAGCGGCGTGTGTTTGTATGAGGCGATGCGTCAGCGCATCGCCGTGTAG
- a CDS encoding DUF3237 domain-containing protein — protein MTSSNTPAALSGGNSSGLATAIATPSLDFFADLSVDVGVPQVLGHGPRGLRRVVPINGGEARGIDWHARVLPGGSDFQLILSDTLSELDARYSLETDGGDLIYVQNHAIRSAPADVMAKLLRGEPADPAQVYFRCSPRFETSSPALKWVCERMFVGAGVRHPTQVVMRFFTLA, from the coding sequence ATGACTTCGTCCAACACTCCAGCAGCCTTGTCCGGAGGCAACTCCAGCGGACTCGCCACTGCGATCGCAACACCCTCGCTCGATTTCTTTGCCGACCTCAGCGTCGACGTCGGCGTGCCACAAGTGCTCGGCCATGGCCCGCGTGGCTTGCGCAGGGTCGTACCCATTAACGGTGGCGAAGCGCGCGGCATCGACTGGCATGCACGCGTGCTGCCCGGCGGCAGCGACTTCCAACTCATCCTCAGCGACACCCTGTCCGAGCTCGACGCGCGCTACAGCCTCGAAACCGATGGCGGCGATCTGATCTACGTGCAGAACCACGCGATCCGCTCGGCGCCAGCCGACGTCATGGCCAAGTTGTTGCGCGGTGAGCCGGCCGATCCGGCGCAGGTCTACTTTCGCTGCAGCCCGCGCTTCGAGACATCGTCTCCGGCGCTCAAATGGGTCTGCGAGCGGATGTTCGTCGGTGCCGGCGTAAGGCATCCGACCCAGGTGGTGATGCGCTTCTTCACGCTCGCCTAG
- a CDS encoding aldo/keto reductase: MQLRPLGRSGLQVSPIAFGGNVFGWTVDEALSFRLLDAWLDAGFNFVDTADVYSRWVPGHTGGESETIIGKWLRQTGKRNRVVLATKVGKPMGDDKVGLSPAYIREAVEASLTRLKTDHIDLYQSHDDDAETPLADSLGAFADLIKAGKVRAIGASNYTAPRLAEALDLSDKLGLPRYESLQPLYNLYDRAVFEGDLEPLCLKRGVGVINFYALAAGFLTGKYRSEADAAKSKRGESTTKEYLNARGLRILDALDVEARKHDATPGQVALAWQIARPAITAPIASATSVEQLDDLVKAAELKLDAETIAALDAASTESSVEAKDA, translated from the coding sequence ATGCAACTTCGTCCGCTCGGCCGCTCCGGCCTTCAGGTTTCTCCCATCGCTTTCGGTGGCAACGTCTTCGGCTGGACCGTCGACGAAGCCCTGTCGTTCCGCCTGCTCGATGCATGGCTCGACGCCGGCTTCAACTTCGTCGACACGGCCGACGTGTATTCGCGTTGGGTGCCGGGCCACACTGGCGGCGAGTCGGAAACGATCATCGGCAAGTGGCTGCGCCAGACCGGCAAGCGCAATCGCGTGGTGCTCGCCACCAAGGTCGGCAAGCCGATGGGGGACGACAAGGTCGGCCTGTCGCCGGCCTACATCCGCGAGGCGGTGGAGGCCTCGCTGACGCGGCTAAAGACCGACCACATCGATCTCTACCAGTCGCACGACGACGATGCCGAGACACCGCTGGCAGATTCGCTCGGCGCCTTCGCAGACCTCATCAAGGCCGGCAAGGTGCGCGCCATCGGTGCGTCGAACTACACCGCGCCGCGTCTGGCCGAAGCACTCGACCTTTCGGACAAGCTCGGCCTGCCGCGCTACGAGTCGCTGCAGCCGCTCTACAACCTGTACGACCGCGCGGTGTTCGAAGGCGATTTGGAACCGTTGTGCCTGAAGCGTGGCGTCGGCGTCATCAATTTCTATGCGCTGGCAGCCGGCTTCTTGACAGGCAAGTACCGCAGCGAAGCCGACGCAGCCAAGAGCAAGCGCGGTGAGAGCACGACCAAGGAGTACCTGAACGCGCGCGGCCTTCGCATCCTCGACGCGCTGGATGTGGAGGCGCGCAAGCACGACGCGACTCCCGGCCAGGTGGCGCTCGCATGGCAGATCGCGCGGCCGGCCATCACCGCACCGATCGCCAGCGCGACCTCGGTCGAGCAGCTCGACGATCTGGTCAAGGCGGCCGAACTGAAGCTGGATGCTGAAACGATCGCGGCGCTCGATGCAGCCAGTACGGAATCCAGTGTTGAAGCGAAGGACGCCTGA
- a CDS encoding chromate transporter → MTDLTNLTIVMHWHDWLALFGQYMLLSLLSISGAITTVPDMHRYLVDQHHWLTATQLNSSVAIAQAAPGPNVLFVALMGWNVGLNAGGGIGGGPQAWLLGLLGLTITMVGIMLPSTTLTYIATRWARRNRTRREVRAFKQGMAPVVVGLLIATGWILSNTNHLGVTPAWHVWAVTGVAGLIVWRTRIHLLWLLGAGAALGALGFV, encoded by the coding sequence ATGACCGACCTGACGAATCTGACGATCGTCATGCACTGGCACGACTGGCTGGCGCTCTTCGGTCAGTACATGCTGCTGTCGCTGCTGTCGATCAGCGGCGCCATCACCACGGTGCCGGACATGCACCGCTACCTGGTCGACCAGCATCACTGGCTCACCGCCACGCAGCTCAATTCTTCGGTCGCCATCGCGCAGGCTGCGCCCGGCCCCAACGTGCTGTTCGTGGCGTTGATGGGTTGGAACGTCGGCCTCAACGCTGGCGGCGGCATCGGCGGTGGACCGCAGGCGTGGCTGCTCGGCCTTCTCGGCCTGACGATCACCATGGTCGGCATCATGCTGCCGAGCACCACGCTCACTTACATTGCCACGCGTTGGGCGCGGCGGAATCGCACGCGGCGCGAAGTGCGCGCCTTCAAGCAAGGCATGGCTCCTGTGGTGGTCGGCTTGCTGATCGCGACCGGATGGATTCTGTCGAACACGAACCACCTGGGCGTCACGCCGGCTTGGCACGTGTGGGCTGTGACGGGCGTGGCCGGCTTGATCGTCTGGCGCACCCGCATTCATCTGCTGTGGCTGCTCGGCGCCGGGGCCGCGTTGGGTGCGCTCGGCTTCGTTTAA
- a CDS encoding chromate transporter, producing the protein MQPASSNVAAAPDRMSHPLPQSPRDLFVSFTWLALQGFGGVLAIVQRELVEKKKWLTPDEFLEDWAVAQVMPGPNVINLSLMIGDRYFGLRGAVAAVAGMLAVPLVIILALAMVYAHFATNPQVAAALRGMGAVSGGLIAATGVKLIPQLRKHPLGFGICLATVALVFVLIGVLQIPLGWVLLVVGGAACAATWRKLTP; encoded by the coding sequence ATGCAACCGGCTTCTTCCAACGTGGCGGCAGCGCCCGATCGCATGTCCCATCCCCTCCCCCAGTCGCCACGCGATCTTTTCGTGTCGTTCACCTGGCTCGCGTTGCAGGGTTTCGGCGGCGTCCTCGCCATCGTCCAGCGCGAGTTGGTCGAGAAAAAGAAGTGGCTGACACCCGACGAATTTCTCGAAGACTGGGCCGTGGCGCAGGTCATGCCCGGGCCCAACGTCATCAACCTGAGCCTGATGATCGGTGACCGCTACTTCGGCTTGCGTGGTGCCGTCGCAGCCGTGGCCGGCATGTTGGCGGTGCCGTTGGTCATCATCCTGGCGCTCGCGATGGTCTATGCGCACTTCGCGACCAACCCGCAGGTCGCGGCCGCCCTGCGCGGCATGGGCGCGGTGTCGGGCGGGCTCATCGCGGCCACCGGCGTCAAGCTCATTCCGCAACTTCGCAAGCATCCGCTCGGCTTCGGCATTTGCCTGGCGACAGTGGCACTCGTGTTTGTGCTGATCGGCGTCTTGCAGATTCCATTGGGCTGGGTGCTATTGGTCGTAGGCGGTGCAGCGTGTGCGGCGACCTGGCGAAAGCTGACGCCATGA